From Candidatus Zymogenus saltonus, the proteins below share one genomic window:
- a CDS encoding MBL fold metallo-hydrolase → MAVDFSFKWIGGATWILEGGGLKIACDPVLSPSGTVQDYFWFKSKRREEPEYETGDFKDVDLWLITHGHEDHLDEAGLDFIDKKSVVITHKNGLPKLKKTKLDEITTLSWGEVVRLTSKGFKITVEAMPAVHGVNPLVALLAGGVNGYWVTLEKPDDKISIYIPSDTVIKKKVIDSLEGRKCDLFIPNLGAARIGAGIRGRLLMDLTLTAEKIGKIIEVINPKITIPVHFGTFSHYTEPVDKIRALAEEAGDKVKMLKPGQEIKFTLWSRQ, encoded by the coding sequence ATGGCAGTGGATTTTAGTTTCAAGTGGATCGGCGGGGCGACGTGGATTTTGGAGGGCGGGGGCTTGAAGATCGCCTGCGATCCGGTTCTGTCTCCCTCGGGGACCGTTCAGGACTACTTCTGGTTCAAGTCCAAGAGGAGGGAGGAGCCTGAATACGAGACCGGGGATTTTAAAGACGTGGATCTCTGGCTCATCACCCACGGGCACGAAGATCACCTGGATGAGGCGGGCCTTGATTTCATAGATAAGAAATCGGTTGTTATTACCCACAAAAACGGACTCCCGAAACTTAAAAAGACCAAGCTGGATGAGATAACCACGCTTTCATGGGGCGAGGTAGTGAGGCTGACGTCTAAAGGTTTCAAGATCACGGTGGAGGCGATGCCCGCCGTCCACGGCGTCAATCCACTCGTCGCATTGCTTGCCGGCGGTGTCAACGGCTACTGGGTCACACTGGAGAAACCTGACGACAAAATCTCTATCTATATCCCTTCCGATACTGTGATAAAAAAGAAGGTCATCGATTCGCTTGAAGGTCGAAAGTGCGACCTTTTTATTCCGAATCTCGGGGCCGCGAGAATAGGCGCCGGCATAAGGGGAAGGCTGTTGATGGATCTGACCCTCACGGCCGAGAAGATCGGTAAAATAATCGAGGTCATCAACCCAAAGATAACGATTCCAGTCCACTTCGGGACATTTTCCCACTACACGGAGCCGGTCGATAAAATAAGGGCGTTAGCAGAAGAGGCGGGCGATAAGGTAAAGATGTTGAAGCCGGGTCAGGAGATCAAATTTACCCTTTGGTCAAGGCAATGA
- a CDS encoding GNAT family N-acetyltransferase: MAKEKITAGLLTEVEIGGAVDLLKEVFEETGAQKRSLMNKDFYRWQYIDTRSPVVVAREGKAIVAHYPLTTYNFLLGKEVGKTAVIQDLVTKSDCRKRGAFKLMGDVANEVCEKYKYDLIYAFPNPKSFPGFVKHHGYTHLLTIPLFVSPVSLSEIVRAKLKFPPAAWPFKPIDYLLRIFTRRKSGRFKVEEHDAVPEGIDRLWESSKDKYGSALVRDSGYVRWRFRGRPGSVYRIFTATDGDEIVAYAVLGSGLFFGLPTAVIMDFFAAEGKDGLRAFKYLIREIKGAAHERGDGLILTATRAESGINRVLYRAGFIRVPDPVNPRKLKLVVRPISGRAKKYVLSKREWFLTLADWDVL; the protein is encoded by the coding sequence ATGGCTAAAGAAAAGATCACGGCCGGGCTTCTGACCGAAGTGGAGATCGGGGGCGCGGTCGACCTCCTGAAGGAGGTCTTCGAAGAGACCGGCGCCCAAAAGCGAAGCCTCATGAATAAGGATTTCTATCGATGGCAGTACATCGATACAAGAAGCCCCGTAGTTGTCGCGAGGGAGGGAAAGGCTATCGTCGCCCATTACCCTCTGACGACCTATAACTTCTTGCTGGGCAAAGAAGTCGGCAAGACCGCCGTGATTCAAGACCTGGTGACAAAGAGCGACTGCAGGAAGAGGGGGGCTTTCAAGCTGATGGGGGACGTCGCAAACGAGGTTTGTGAGAAGTACAAATACGACCTCATCTACGCCTTTCCGAACCCGAAATCTTTTCCCGGCTTCGTCAAGCATCACGGGTACACGCACCTGTTGACCATTCCCCTTTTCGTCTCTCCCGTAAGCCTTTCGGAGATAGTAAGGGCGAAGCTGAAGTTCCCACCGGCGGCCTGGCCCTTTAAACCGATAGATTATCTGCTGCGGATTTTTACAAGGAGAAAATCCGGGAGGTTCAAGGTCGAGGAGCATGACGCCGTCCCTGAGGGGATAGACCGGCTGTGGGAGTCGTCAAAAGATAAATACGGCTCCGCCCTCGTCCGCGACAGCGGCTACGTCCGTTGGCGATTCAGGGGACGCCCCGGCTCGGTCTACCGCATCTTCACGGCAACCGACGGGGACGAGATCGTCGCGTACGCCGTCCTCGGCTCCGGCCTTTTTTTCGGCCTCCCAACGGCCGTTATCATGGACTTCTTTGCCGCCGAGGGAAAAGACGGGCTGCGAGCCTTCAAGTATCTGATCAGGGAGATAAAGGGGGCGGCCCACGAGCGAGGTGACGGGCTGATCCTCACGGCGACCAGGGCGGAATCGGGGATAAACCGTGTATTGTATCGTGCGGGATTCATCAGGGTGCCCGACCCCGTCAACCCGAGGAAGCTGAAGCTTGTGGTAAGGCCAATCAGCGGGCGGGCAAAAAAGTATGTACTTTCAAAGAGGGAGTGGTTTTTGACCCTGGCCGACTGGGACGTCCTGTAG
- a CDS encoding PaaI family thioesterase, producing the protein MTEIETRKAVNKNGCIKLINSDRHNCFGCSPKNDSGLQMEFYTNEKVDMVVSWFSVPSRFCGWSNVVHGGIVSTMLDEAMGWGGLVILKKLILSKTLNVEFKSPVFTDTGIRVEGSVLEVKGEKKAVMEGRIYDGNDNICAQSSSLVSLFTVESIRKMGVVDEGMLNDMDLITNFVSSIK; encoded by the coding sequence ATGACCGAAATTGAGACGAGAAAAGCTGTAAACAAAAACGGCTGCATCAAGCTCATCAACAGCGACAGACACAACTGTTTTGGGTGCAGCCCGAAGAACGACTCGGGATTACAAATGGAATTCTACACCAATGAAAAGGTCGATATGGTCGTGTCGTGGTTTTCCGTTCCCAGCCGCTTTTGCGGCTGGAGCAATGTCGTCCACGGGGGGATAGTTTCAACCATGCTCGACGAGGCGATGGGATGGGGGGGTCTCGTTATACTCAAAAAGCTTATTCTCTCAAAGACGTTGAATGTGGAGTTCAAAAGCCCGGTATTTACGGACACGGGGATAAGGGTCGAGGGGAGCGTTCTCGAGGTCAAGGGGGAAAAAAAGGCGGTGATGGAGGGGCGTATCTATGACGGAAACGACAATATCTGTGCTCAATCTTCCAGCCTCGTTTCCCTCTTCACGGTAGAGAGCATCAGAAAGATGGGCGTCGTGGACGAGGGGATGCTAAACGACATGGATTTGATCACGAATTTCGTATCATCAATCAAATAG
- a CDS encoding enoyl-CoA hydratase/isomerase family protein has translation MNYKYLKVEEEGVLAVVRLYRHEKKNALSTDLIEELLVLAGEFDQRSDITTIILTGSNGFFSAGVDLTDPKIYEIFSAPISARRKMIDFGPKMCKAWESLDQITIGAIEGFCIGGGVSLVSSLDFRVMAESSYIRVPEISLGMNMSWATLPRLVHLVGPARAKEIVIFAERVYGKDAYDWGFAQRLCPDGKAINEAKKIAGKVSKMPPVPVMMTKQTINALTTALDRTASYMDTDQYILSIMTEDFKEGVAAFMEKRDPKFKGE, from the coding sequence ATGAACTATAAGTATCTAAAAGTCGAAGAAGAGGGGGTTCTTGCCGTTGTCAGGCTTTATCGTCACGAAAAGAAAAACGCGCTCTCGACGGACCTCATCGAAGAGCTCTTGGTCCTTGCCGGGGAGTTCGACCAAAGGAGTGATATTACAACAATAATACTCACAGGCAGTAACGGATTTTTTTCGGCGGGCGTAGACCTCACAGACCCGAAGATCTACGAGATCTTTTCCGCCCCGATCTCTGCCAGGAGGAAGATGATCGATTTCGGCCCGAAGATGTGCAAGGCATGGGAGAGCCTCGATCAGATCACCATCGGGGCTATCGAGGGATTCTGTATCGGGGGCGGAGTCTCGCTCGTCTCCTCCCTCGATTTTCGGGTAATGGCCGAATCATCCTATATACGGGTGCCGGAGATATCCCTCGGTATGAACATGAGCTGGGCCACGCTACCGAGGTTAGTTCATCTCGTCGGCCCGGCAAGGGCGAAGGAGATCGTCATATTTGCGGAGCGGGTATACGGAAAGGACGCGTACGACTGGGGCTTCGCTCAGAGGCTTTGTCCCGACGGTAAGGCTATAAACGAGGCCAAAAAAATCGCCGGGAAGGTGTCGAAGATGCCGCCCGTGCCCGTCATGATGACGAAGCAGACGATCAACGCCCTGACGACCGCCCTCGACAGGACGGCGTCGTACATGGATACGGATCAGTATATCCTTTCGATCATGACCGAGGACTTCAAGGAGGGAGTGGCAGCATTCATGGAGAAGAGAGACCCGAAGTTCAAGGGGGAGTAG
- a CDS encoding phosphoglycerate dehydrogenase, which translates to MKRKSQSGPIKILSPFQITESALGSIKKMEGFTVDLLSPDKIGSITELIDKYDALIVSDSMTIDEKIISAGKRLETICLVGTELDNIDLDYATSRGILVMNTPLANTVTTAEHTISMLMALSRNIPQATASMKVGKWEKKRFTGTEVLNKVLGVVGLGRIGRMVADRARGFGMRILVNDPLITEEIALRSGGELVDMDRLLSESDYITIHTPKMKRDKVLFTRELFSKMKPGVRIINLTGGGVLSEDDLLWAIDEGIVAGAALDVFETEPPDNKRLLENEKVILTPHLGGDTEEAYEKTSRSLSEQIIEYYRSGIVQNPVNFPALGQETLKTLKPFMDLGQKLGSFMGQILTSEKIKRVEIGYLGKIEEYETSLISLNILRGLLSFITQEKINLINAPVMAREYGIEVEEDTSSSSRDYSSEITVSVSGENWKRFISGAIVGNRPRIVRVDNYFIETIPEGIIILVVNDDNPGVVGSIGTSLGFAQVNIGRMQLARDIEKKKNLILISADSPVEDTILDLLRKLPNVNEVRQIEL; encoded by the coding sequence ATGAAAAGAAAATCTCAAAGTGGTCCGATAAAAATTCTCTCGCCCTTCCAGATAACCGAGTCTGCCCTCGGATCGATAAAGAAGATGGAGGGATTTACTGTCGATCTTCTTTCCCCGGACAAGATCGGCTCCATAACGGAGCTGATAGACAAGTACGACGCTCTCATAGTATCGGACTCGATGACGATCGACGAGAAGATCATCTCCGCCGGGAAAAGGCTCGAAACCATTTGTCTTGTCGGGACGGAGCTCGACAACATAGACCTCGATTACGCCACCTCCCGGGGCATCCTCGTTATGAACACCCCCCTCGCAAACACGGTGACTACGGCCGAGCACACCATATCTATGTTGATGGCCCTCTCCAGAAACATCCCCCAGGCCACGGCCTCCATGAAGGTGGGGAAGTGGGAGAAGAAGAGGTTTACGGGAACCGAGGTGCTGAACAAGGTCCTGGGAGTCGTCGGCCTCGGGCGGATCGGGAGGATGGTGGCGGACAGGGCAAGGGGATTCGGGATGAGGATTCTGGTGAACGATCCCCTGATCACCGAAGAGATAGCCTTAAGGAGCGGCGGGGAGCTGGTGGATATGGACAGGCTCCTGTCCGAGTCGGACTACATAACGATCCACACCCCGAAGATGAAAAGGGATAAGGTGCTGTTTACCCGGGAGCTCTTTTCAAAGATGAAGCCGGGCGTCAGGATAATAAACCTGACGGGCGGAGGCGTCTTGAGCGAGGACGATCTCCTCTGGGCGATTGACGAGGGGATCGTGGCCGGGGCAGCGCTGGATGTCTTCGAGACCGAGCCCCCGGACAACAAGAGGCTCCTTGAAAACGAAAAGGTTATATTGACGCCTCACCTCGGAGGAGACACAGAGGAGGCCTACGAGAAGACCTCCCGATCCCTGTCGGAACAGATCATAGAGTATTACCGGAGCGGAATAGTCCAGAATCCCGTTAACTTCCCAGCCCTGGGGCAAGAGACGCTGAAGACTTTAAAGCCGTTCATGGACCTGGGACAAAAGCTCGGGAGCTTCATGGGACAGATACTCACATCGGAAAAGATAAAGAGGGTGGAGATCGGCTATCTGGGCAAGATCGAGGAGTACGAGACGAGCCTCATCTCCCTCAACATCTTAAGGGGGCTTTTATCTTTTATCACACAGGAGAAGATCAACCTGATTAACGCCCCCGTCATGGCCAGGGAATACGGCATCGAAGTTGAAGAGGATACCTCCTCGTCATCTCGGGACTACTCCAGCGAGATCACGGTCTCGGTCTCGGGGGAGAATTGGAAGAGATTCATATCCGGGGCAATCGTCGGCAACAGGCCGCGCATTGTCAGGGTCGATAACTACTTTATCGAGACGATCCCCGAGGGGATAATCATCCTCGTTGTAAACGACGACAACCCGGGTGTTGTCGGCAGCATAGGTACCTCCCTCGGATTCGCTCAGGTGAACATCGGGAGGATGCAGCTTGCCAGAGACATCGAGAAAAAGAAGAACCTGATATTGATAAGCGCGGACAGCCCCGTGGAGGATACGATCCTCGACCTCTTGAGGAAACTCCCAAACGTAAACGAGGTCAGGCAGATAGAGCTTTAG
- a CDS encoding DUF3473 domain-containing protein codes for MKMRIALSFDVEDWYMGLELPVSEWKGKERRLKVGLSRILSLLNEKKIKATFFILGVVCEMYPDEVKMIADSGHEIGSHGYSHTMVYKLDPKSFRDEVRKTDARIVEITGKKPVGFRAPYFSITERSLWALDILIEEGYIYDASIYPGYNYRYGIPDTPIGSYRYPGKEIVEFPVSTMELLGRRIGIGGAYFRILPLFLTRRGIKMRGAEGIDTVIYLHPWEFDPKHPKIKVAPLATLTHYINLKRTYPRMKRLLNTYSFATCRELVEGRYGRGSGR; via the coding sequence GTGAAGATGAGGATAGCCCTCTCCTTTGACGTCGAGGACTGGTATATGGGCCTGGAGCTTCCCGTAAGCGAATGGAAGGGCAAGGAGCGTCGCCTCAAAGTCGGGCTTTCAAGGATACTCTCACTCCTGAATGAGAAGAAGATCAAGGCGACATTCTTCATACTCGGGGTCGTCTGCGAGATGTACCCGGACGAGGTCAAGATGATCGCTGACTCCGGCCACGAGATCGGCTCTCACGGCTACTCCCACACGATGGTATACAAGCTCGATCCGAAGTCCTTTCGGGACGAGGTCAGAAAGACCGACGCCCGTATCGTAGAGATTACTGGGAAAAAGCCAGTAGGCTTTCGGGCCCCATATTTCTCGATCACCGAAAGGTCGCTCTGGGCGCTGGACATCTTAATCGAGGAGGGATACATTTACGACGCCAGCATCTACCCCGGCTACAACTACCGCTACGGCATCCCGGACACACCCATAGGCAGCTACCGCTATCCCGGAAAGGAGATCGTGGAGTTTCCCGTATCCACGATGGAGCTTTTAGGCAGACGCATCGGGATTGGCGGGGCCTATTTTCGGATACTCCCCTTATTTTTAACAAGGAGGGGGATCAAAATGCGGGGGGCCGAAGGGATAGACACCGTGATATACCTCCACCCCTGGGAGTTCGACCCGAAGCACCCGAAGATCAAGGTGGCGCCCCTGGCCACCCTGACACACTACATAAACCTGAAAAGGACCTATCCCCGGATGAAGAGGCTCTTGAATACCTACTCCTTCGCCACGTGCCGGGAGCTGGTCGAGGGGAGGTACGGCCGGGGTTCGGGCCGGTAG
- a CDS encoding EFR1 family ferrodoxin (N-terminal region resembles flavodoxins. C-terminal ferrodoxin region binds two 4Fe-4S clusters.) codes for MSGTGNSYRVAAWIDEFLRKQGADSQIRSVDGIGSEDRIKETSRDLLGIVHPTHGFTAPWHVIKFASRLPRGRSTRAFTVATRAGLKFGSLFLPGIAGSATFITALILFLKGYRVRGLMSVDMPSNWFSLHKIQGRKKQREIIERSKPAVEGFIRKIHSGGRVLFTLNNLYELLLGALLSLISFAYLLMGRFFLAKLFFANDRCNGCGICAKNCPVGGIKMRGKNRPRPFWKYNCESCMRCAAVCPQNCVEAGHSWGVILYLATTIPSSMYILSYLGTLIHGLAESKGEWLGTVIDLMFFYLAIFTLYYVFYALIRIPFFNRLFTYTTLTHLPFWGRYREPDTVLKKLKGK; via the coding sequence ATGAGCGGAACCGGTAACTCCTACCGCGTTGCGGCATGGATTGACGAGTTTCTCAGAAAACAGGGGGCCGACTCCCAAATTCGCTCCGTCGATGGGATCGGAAGTGAAGACAGGATAAAAGAGACGAGCCGTGACCTGTTGGGTATCGTCCATCCCACCCACGGCTTTACCGCACCCTGGCACGTCATAAAATTTGCGTCCCGCCTGCCGAGGGGGAGATCAACCCGCGCCTTTACGGTCGCCACGAGGGCCGGGCTCAAGTTCGGGAGTCTGTTTCTGCCAGGCATCGCCGGCAGCGCCACTTTCATCACGGCCCTGATACTTTTCCTGAAGGGCTACAGGGTACGGGGCCTGATGAGCGTCGATATGCCCTCGAACTGGTTTTCCTTGCATAAAATTCAGGGCAGAAAAAAGCAGCGTGAGATAATCGAGCGCAGCAAACCGGCTGTCGAGGGTTTTATTAGAAAGATTCACTCCGGCGGCAGGGTGCTGTTTACTTTAAACAACCTCTACGAGCTCCTGCTGGGGGCCCTACTGTCTCTCATATCATTCGCATACCTTCTAATGGGGCGCTTCTTTCTGGCAAAGCTATTTTTCGCAAACGATCGCTGCAACGGCTGCGGTATTTGCGCAAAGAACTGCCCGGTCGGGGGTATAAAGATGCGGGGCAAAAACAGGCCCAGACCCTTCTGGAAATACAACTGCGAAAGCTGCATGAGGTGCGCCGCCGTCTGCCCGCAGAACTGTGTCGAGGCGGGGCACTCCTGGGGGGTTATCCTTTACCTGGCGACCACAATACCTTCATCTATGTATATCTTATCGTATCTTGGAACCCTTATCCACGGCCTCGCGGAATCCAAGGGAGAATGGCTTGGCACGGTTATTGATCTAATGTTTTTTTATCTGGCGATTTTCACCCTGTACTACGTCTTCTACGCCCTGATAAGGATACCTTTTTTCAACCGGCTTTTCACCTACACAACCCTGACCCACCTCCCCTTCTGGGGGCGGTATCGTGAGCCGGACACTGTGCTAAAAAAACTCAAGGGTAAATAG